A region from the Falco cherrug isolate bFalChe1 chromosome 17, bFalChe1.pri, whole genome shotgun sequence genome encodes:
- the TEX12 gene encoding testis-expressed protein 12 has protein sequence MTSNTQKPDENRSKRKKEMENEASENPQLSSLDKTDLAFSEGLQSLHKAEPLEKVLNEMNKEIMNLLSKYAHILSERAAMDASYVQELDGILKEARTIETHLKQKRESLKQKFTVIASTLQS, from the exons ATGACAAGCAACACACAAAAACCTGATGAAAATAGAAGTAAACGGAAAAAAGAGATGGAG AATGAAGCTTCGGAAAATCCTCAGTTGTCCTCCCTTGACAAAACAGATTTGGCTTTTTCTGAGGGCTTGCAGTCCCTTCACAAAGCTGAACCActggaaaaagttttaaatg agatGAACAAAGAAATTATGAACTTGTTATCAAAATATGCTCATATATTAAG TGAGAGAGCAGCGATGGATGCTTCTTATGTCCAAGAACTTGATGGGATCTTAAAAGAAGCAAGGACCATAGAAACccacttaaaacagaaaagagagagtctgaaacagaaattcaCTGTGATTGCAAGTACTCTGCAAAGCTAA